The genomic segment AGGCATGATGAGTTCTAGATAAAGATGATGTATAAAAAAATGAGAGGGGAATACAAGAAGGTGCAAGGGAGGAAGCTGGTCTATAATAATCTGGGGGCAGCTAGATGGATTTTATATTAGGAATAGCTGCTCATGTAAGATTATACACCAAAGATAGGCTAAGCCAATGGGGTGTGGTTGATAACTTAGTCTGTTCTTTATGCAGCAATGAAGATGAGAGCATTGCTCACCTGTTTTTCACTTGTGAGTTCTTTGCCTCAATATGGAACAAAGTGCTCCACTTGGAATGAACAGAAGAGCTATGAATTGGCAAGAAGAACTGAGATGGGCTAATATGCTGCAGAGGTCATAGCTCAAAAGGCAGAAATTTACACAATGACCTTAGCCAGTACTGTCTATTTCATCTGGCAGGAAAGGAATGCAAGAGTCTTCCAAAGCAAACTGAGAAATGCAGATGGAGTTATAAGACATATCATTCAGGAGGTTTATTGTAGAGGGACTAGGAGACCTAAGCTAGCACAGCATTTGGTGATGCTAAACTTTTACCCTTAGCTCACAGGATTAGATGTTTGTTTTAGATACAGAAGTTAGAGTAGATGTCTTGATATGAGGCTAGACAGATGAGCTTGATATgtgctctttttcttttcttttttttccctttgttaATTGTAAAGCTCTTTGATAAATAAAATcgttttacccaaaaaaataaaatgatgtgATACTATGGTCATTGAAAGTTCTAAAAGGTACGTGTAGACTTAGAATCAAGCAGTATGGAAGGAAAGGAACCATATGGACGATACCAATTGATTGGCGATAAGGCATAGATgttcttacacttgcatctgaACCGGGTCGAGATAATACTTTTTGAACATTTAATTTAGATAGCCCCTAATTCGCCTTAAAAAggcaatttttttaaagtaatagAATAAAATGGATCCAAAAATAGCGGAATAGATATAAAAGATACCTATAGCCGTCCCAAAAAGTTTAAAATTGAAAGATGATTgatattttttgaattaaaaaattgCGAATCATCACCAAATAGAGGTAAAACAATAtaattgtcttgaatatgtaatcCCAACTCCAACCTCACCCTTGTGATATGCCTAATCTTATTTGAAAACTAAAACACCGTTTTGTCTACATCAACATATATTTGATGACAGAGCATCACACAGCAATAATAAAATGTATCTATCGACATCAAAATAGAAGCAAGAAGAAGATAGTGTAGCTAACCATCCTGTTCTGAAAtccataccaaaaaaaaaaaaaaaaaaaaaaaggtacggaaaaggaagaaagaaaacagATATCAAAGTATCTAATCTTACTTCATGCTCAATGCTATCCCTCTCTTGTTCAGTTGTACGGTGCAAATCAACATAATCCTTTTTATGTTTCATCAAAAATTGCTCTAGAGTCCCAATGTTCTCCAGCTGacaaatgaaaatttatgaaaaggATTTTTGGTTTGCTTTTATGAACAAAGGAATAAAATCTAAAGCAAAAGCAACATAACAAAAGAAGATAAGCATTAGGTGTAAGAGATATACCGTTTTAAGCGCAGCTCTGGTGAATCCTGACCTTTGCCGAGGTTTATGCATGATAAAAGATGCCAATAGGGCAGCTGTTTTAGACTGTTAGCAAAGATCTAAGTTCACAGGACATATAAATTAAGATCTGATGGTAGTATGACATGGGCTAAAAAAGATGAATACGATTCGAGAAAAACAGGTAATCTTCACAATGTCATATAGTGATGGTACGTAGTGAAATCAATTTCTAGATTGTGACTATTCATATTACTTATCGGTTATCAAGACAAACGGGCGTATGGACAATTGAAATTAGCCAACTTATGACATGCCAATGAGCTATCCCGCCGCTTGCAGGTACTTGGCTAAGTTTGTATAATACAACTAGCTGTCCCCTGGATGTACAGCTGCTAAAATTTCTTAAGCATATCACTCTGTTACACTGATATAGTTCTTACCATCAACCGACGGCTAGAGAAATGCTTTTGGATATGTTGGGGGTTAAGACCTGACCTATAAAATTTAATATGTAAGCTAATTTGTTGTCTATTTCATTAACTCCACTTGACATAAATTTAGAGAATGGCATCTTTTTCACCTGGACATGCGAGTAAAATATAGTCGAAGGGTATTAGAAATGCAATTCTGTCCTGCAATGCAGGAAGAGGGAGCAAACATGACTGTCAATTCAGTTCATCCAGGTTTGATAATGACAAACCTCATGAGACATTCAGCCCTTCTGATGAGTATGTATACATAGCCCTCACACAAAAAGGTTAACTCGAGGAATTACTCATTCTTGAGGAGCTTTAATCGGAAAGGTTTCTTCTAATTGGCAAGAATTCGAAGGGTCTTCACTGTAGGGATCATATGAGCATGAAGATTCTTCAAGACATTTCACAATACGCTTCATAATTCTTTCGACCAAAACTATAGAAAAGCAATGAACTGAATAAGTTAATGTACCTCATCATATCCCAAAGACAACGCTGATCGATGTGCAACATCTTTAAAATCTTCCGTTCTGTCTCTGACTTTTGACATTCCTTCAAATTGCaggagaaaaataagaagattTCTCCCAATCAAATGATGCAGTTTCAATGGTATCTAGTGGTTTGGTATATCCCAGCAGAAAACCGAAGATATTCCTCCTGCATAAAACTCcacaagaaaatgaaattagCAAGTTCCAAATCATCAACTTATCTCTACATTAACAACTTATAAACGGAAACAGAAACCACACCAATATTTGGAGATATTAGTTATCAAGTTCTCGAGGAAATGGTCAAAATGGTCCTTAATGTATGGGCGTTAGATAATCATGGTCCTTGATATATAACCGTAATTGATATAGTCCTTAATGTATGCAAAATGTGATCATTTTGATCCTAAACCCTAAAACTTAACGGTTTCTTGAAAAAGTAACCACTACTTgaatggtatatatatgtgccATGTCTATAGCTAAGATCGAtaattttgggggaaaaaagggTAACCGCTACCTACAATTCTAATCTAGTTGGATGGGCaattctgaaaaaataaaagaacccCAGAAACCCAATTACAGATAagaacctttttttctttcaacatTCTGTCGGAAAAGCTTAATGTTTTAttcttttactattttattatgTTCAGGTAATAAGATTCCTGTTATTGAGAACTAGGGTGCTACTGAGGTCagcttatttgtttcttttttgtactcaagttttttttttttttttttccgttatTGGGaattagtttttgaaattgcTTTTTTGAATTTACAGGATCAATTTGACACGATTGATTTATCTGATAATGAGATTGTTAAACTCGAGAATTTCCCCTATCTGAATCGACTTGGAATCTTACTAaaatcctaatttttttttaagaaaatgataCTAACCTTACTCGTGGCCTGGTGTAGATGGATTGATTCGGATTTAACGGATATTTCAACTTAATGGATTTGAAATGCTTAGATCCTGGACGATTGGAAAATTAAATCGATTGCTTTGAATTGTTAGACACTATTAGAAAATCAATGAAGTGGCGCCTACAGAATCCAGAAAAGTCACGCTTACGCGACCTGTGGAGGAGCATTTGCCGTTAAGAATGCCTTTCGCAGAAATGCGTGAAGTAAAGCGCTACAGATAACAGACTTTCGCGATCCTGGGTCCTTCCCCGACCCCGCAAGAGACGGGATTTCAAGCGATTTACGCCCTTTATTAGAAAATCAATGAATCAACTATGTATCGACCCAATATGCAATTTAGGTCGGCTATACAGGAGCACTTAGAAAATGAATTCAAATTGAAGTCTTTCATTCCAAGCGCTAAAACCTCAAATATagaattaaatatattttttctcctGTATGTTCTTACTGCATTTTCGTTCTTGTCTAGTAAAagcttcaaaatttaatttctaATACTCAGAAGTTGGACTGTAAACCTAAAAATTGGAGTCATTATATGGTCTCACGAAAATGGCACAGCAAACTAGAAATTGAAGCACTTTGAACAGCTAGAAACGTTTAAAATCAATGAATCAACAAAAGCATTTGGAAACAAATTTATGTTTTTCATGTCAAGCAGTAAAACCTCAATATAGaatgataaatattttactctCCTATGTTATTACTGTGTTTTCGATCTTCTCTAGTAGAAAGTTCGATTACTAATACTCAAAATCAGAATATAAACCTAAAAATCGATCATTTATGCTCTTGCGAAAATCAAACAGAGAACTTACAAAATGACATCAAATTTAAGTCTTTCATGCCAAGGACTAAAACCTCAATATATAGAACGATAAATATTTTACTCTCCTATGTTTTAATGTGTTTTTCGCTCTTCTCCAGTAGAaagtttcaaaatttaattaCCATTAATACTCAAAAAGTCAGACTGCTAACCTAAAAATCGGAGTCATTGTATGTTTTTACTGTGTTTTCGCTCTTCTCTAATAGAAAGTTTCCAAATTTGATTGCTAATGCTCAAAATCAGATAAACCTAAAAATCAGTCATTGTATGTTGCGAAAATCGCAAAGCAAACTATAATTGTAGCTGGTTTGATAATTATGCAGTGAGAAATGAGTCAAAACAAACTGTAACCTAATTCATATAGCTCATATAAGACCGAATTCTAAGGAAAAATTTACCTTACTCAAAGTCAATTGGCCGAAAAATCAATTTGCTAATCTTTGGAgctaattgaattagattaattcaatatttcaaaattaaaatttggatattcaaaaactatacgaaaaatactataagttgcaattttctcatattaatatgattaaaaaaaatacatcttaaaatattggtcaaagtcCACGTAATTTGACTTTCGAGAAGTGCGAACATGACAATTAAAAACCATATGGTAATCAAAAATCAGACTATAAACCTAAAAATGGGTCATTTATGTTGTTGTGAAAATCgaaaagaaaattagaaattGAAGCTGGGACTATCATTATACAGTGAAAGCAGAATCAAAGCATTGTAACCTAATTCATATATTATTATATCATATAAGACCGAGGTTTAGGGAAAATTTACGTTGCTCAAAATCAATTGGCCGCAAACCTCAATATAGAATGATAAATATTACATTCTCCTGTGCTTAATGGACTTAGAGCGGATATAGCCCTCGTGAAATAAATGATGCATATATACTTAAtggactttttaaaaaaaaaaatcatttaacttatttttaactaaagaaataccacgtgataattttctttttctggtGAGTTTAAAAAATTGGGTAGAACACTTATTCTTTTTAAAGCCATCGACATATTTTTTTAGACGAACCAGACTACCCATTATTAACAAAAACTTTTCacatgactttaaaaaaataagcctactaaaaaatgggtagagttattttttttaaagtcatgtgacatttttaattaaaaacataaactaaatgattttttaagaaataatttcgTCAATGAAAAGGACATCTTTGCATCATTTGTATAACGATAGAGTATACATGCACCACTTATtgaatgaggggtatatttgtacctttgcccaatatatatatatatatatatatatatatatatatatgtatgtatatatattttaaaactatCCAATTATATGACAGacaaattttaataattatgaaCAAAATATGATTAACTTGcaattacattaaattaattatgtactAAAACAGGTGACACAATTTATACttatttgatatattttgagtttgtaaaTGATTAAGACTTGCCTCCAAGCAACTACTCCTAGTATAAACATAAGCCATGAGCAGAAGCATATGTAGCATTGTAGTTATGTGTTCAAttaaaaccctaactttcaatgcGGAACATAAATTTACTAAAATTGTATAGTAAATAGTAAATATGAACcgataactttaaaaatataatgggttcagTGCTAATAATCTCAAAATTAAACCGATAGAGTTTAAATCCTAGATCTGCCTCTGCCATAAGTTAAGAATCCTAACTTCTAgcttttgtcttattttttggtattttggcttaaaaacaagtgcttAAAAGAACTTTTTTATCTTACCCACTAAAGtacttaaaatatatttttacttaaaaacacctaaaataagtcaatccaaaatAGGCTCTAAGTcgacttatagcctgtttggccaagcttatttttcccccaaaagtacttatttgaaaaaaagtgaggtgtttggtcaagtttttgggagaaaataagtgcattTGGTAGCAGAAGAAAAGCTTTTCAAGcttaaaaaacaaatttttgcccaaaagtacttttttgagaaaaatataaatagaaatactttttaaaagcttggccaaacactaattgctgctcaaaagtatttttttaattaattggccaaacacaaattgctTTTCGCCAAAAGggcttttttgaaaagtacttttaaaaaaaaataatttttaaaataagctgattttagaagcttggctaAACAGGCTATTAAATACCCAATCAAATTAACCAAAAAATGGACGAACCGACCCATCGGTCCTATTTGATCCTTGTGACTAGCTAGCAGTCAATATACATAAAGCTGCAGCCACAACCTTCAAATTCCGAATCTCTGAGCTTAAGATGTGGCgggttttgaaataaaaagaagGATGGCACAATATATACTTTATAGTACATATGATTTAGCATTTTACAAGGACCCTATGTATTTCAACCTTGAAGATTTGATGTACTATGTCTCGATCACAACAACTTGAACTTTTATAAACACTTCTAATCAcagaataaataataatatctgCATATTTCTCATCTCCGGAAGACACAAAAGCCAGGAGGTGATTACACATAGAGCGGAAGTTGCGAGATGATCAGGACTTACTGGCTTCCACAGTAATAACTACGTCGCAGTCTAGAGGATCAACTATATGAATCCTCGCTCCATTTACGGTTATCTCAAGCAAATAGTATACaaactaaacataaaaataaaaagtagtaGAAATTCTCAATAGTTTTCGACCGGCATATTCCCTCGCTTCTGCATGACCTCACTTGTAGAATTACATTACGTATGTTGCTGTTGCTTTTGTTTGTTGTTTAACGTTTCAGAAATTTTGCTTCTTTCATAATGTAAGGCAAGTAATAGTTAAGGGCAAGGTCCTTATGTTTCTTGTGAAAAGTGAGCTTAAAGTGCTTCACTTCAGATCTTAGAACAGAATCCATGTCTTTAGGATGATCGAAGCATTTAAACTCTAGCCAAACCCACTTGAATTTATGGCCGTCGTAAACATCTTTCAACTTCTCATTGTGTTCCATAGTGACTTTGATCAAATTATTTTCCTTGTCTGGTTTACTGACTTTGAGTTTACGGTTCTTGGTAGACAGCTTGTTACTCAAATATATCTCAGCAGCTTCATACATTCCATCTTTAACCTCGCCATCATATTCGTCAATCACAATtgtgaactttttttttgaaaacttggaGGACATTTTCTTCATCACTGAGAAGAGAACTCTGTAGTCATTGACTGCTTTGCGGACCACCATGGCAGTTGCAGCAACAGAGCTTAATACGGTAAAAATCGCCATGTCTAGCTAGTTGCCTAGTGAGTATGCTTGATTCTGATACTCCTTAATTAGTGTCTACACGGCAAGTGAGGGTTGCTCGGTTGGTAAAGTACTTCCGCCCACGACCGGTAGGCAGTGTCAGAGTCACGCCTTTATGCGAGGTTCGAAAACACTACAGGTCCTCCAAAATGGGGTggataaaaaaggaaaaagaaattagcGTCTGCACATATTATGTGAGAAAAATGCTACTATAGTAATTAATAGATTgttgatttcttcttctttgcagGTTGGGTTTCGTTTTCATCTACTATTGAGGAAACAGGGTATGCCAATGTACATAAATGCAAAAGCGCgtgaagaaaaatcaaaggaGGGACAAATTGGAAGAATCAGGGAAATTTCAATAGTTACTCCGATTCAATTGAAATGTCACCTACTCACCTTCTAATaatccctccgtcccaaaaagattgtcctcctttcctttttagtttatcccaaaaagattgttctctttctatatttagaaataattaactttatgagataatttacagccacacaaatatctaaagcTTATTCTGGACCACACATTTTAcaagttttcctttatttcttaaactttgtgccaagtcaaaagaagacaattttttgggacggaggtaTTTTCATTTTACTTGTAATAATGGTATTCTGTTATTGCAATGGCATGATATATAAAAGACCGTATAATTCAAACTACTTGTTATGTTTCGCTTTTTGAAAGTCAAGCTATATGAATTTTGGCCAACATTTAACATCTATTATTTCACCATACTTATATCAATTATATGAGAAGATACTTATACTCCTTCTTCCCTCTGtcacaatttatgtgaaggtgtttaaCTGGGGAGCATTGACTAAGGACAAGGCCCAACAGTTAGGGAGAAGTCGGGCTGGCGATGGGGCCTAGAGGAGCAAGGGGGATGCGAGTAGTATGTGGCCCATGACAGTGGCTTGCATCGAGTAAGCAGCTAGAGAGGAGTTCGGGGTATAGAAAGGTTACTGGGGCGCACACAAAGGGGACTGGTGGTGGAATGAAGAAGTCCAAGAAAAAGTGGAAGCTAAGAAAGCGGCATATGTGAAGCTAGTGGAGAGCAAAGATGAGGAGGGGAAGAGGACGAATAGGGAGTGGTATAAGAAGGCGAGGAATGAGGCGAAGTTAATGGTTACGACAGCAAAGACTGCATCATTTGAACGTCTGTTTGAAGAACTTGGAAAGACAAGCGGGGATAAGAAGCTATACAAGCTAGCCAAGGTGCGAGAGAGGAAGGCTCGTGACCCGGAccaagtgaagtgcatcaaggagGAGGAAGGCGTAAATGACAGACTTACTTCCATAAACCCCTAAACGAAAAGGGGGACATGAATATTGTGTTGGGTGATTTGAGCACTCCGAGAATCGTCGTGATTTTGGATATTACTGGCATGTGAAGATTGAGGAGGTGGAGGGGGTTATACATGAACAGGGAAAGAGCGATTGGGCCAGATGAAATCCCGATAGAATATTAGAAGAATGCAGGCAAAGCACAGGCTTAGGGTGGCTAACTGCACTGTTTAATGTCACTTTTATGGACGACAAATATACCTGAAGAATGGAGCTGGAGTACGATGGTTCCGTTGTAAAAAACAAGGGTGATATCCAGAACTGCAATAATTATAGAAGGATCAAGTTGCTAAGCTACATTGAAAATTTAGGAGAGAGTGGTCGAAGCAAAGGTGAGGCGGTGTGTGTCTTTTTCTGAGAACCAGTTCGAATTCATACGGGGTGATGGATTATAGAAGCTATTCACCTTGTAAGGAGGTTGGTAGAACTATATAGGGAGAAGAATAAAGACTTGCATATGGTGTTCAAACACCtggaaaaaaacttaattacGACAAATTCCCGTGGGAGATTATATGGAGATGTTCGGAGGCTATAAGTATTCTGGTAGCATATATTAgggtgatcaaggacatgtatgatggtaCTAAGACCTGGGCCAGGACTGTGGGAGGAGACTCATAGCACTTTCCAGTAGTTATGGGGTTGTGTTAGCGATCCTCTCTTAGCGTGTTTTTATTTGCTTTGGCAATGGATAGTCTAACGCGACACATTCAAGATGAGAGTAGCAGAGATGAAGAAGCTGAGATGGATGTGCGGACACACTAGAAATGATAAGATTAGCACTGTAGATACCTGGAACAAGGTAGGAGTGGCCCTTGTAGATAATAAGATGCGGGAAGTAACACTGAGATCGTTAGGGCATGTGAGGAGGAGAGATGCAGATGCCCCGATAAGGATACGGGGTCAGCGGGGCAGGTAGCCGTGGCAAGTCGGGGGTGCGATTAGGCGGGAGATGGCTCAACTACAACTCACCGAGGAGACGACCCTCGACAGTAGGTGTATGTGTCGAGAATTGTGTATGGGCAGCTGGCACCGGGCGCCTTTCATTTCTGTTCCGGAGTTTTAGCATGATtcttgtattttcttattttcagcTTTCTATTACCATGTGTTGTTTCCTCAGCCTCGATTATCTTATTatcttgttattatttttttcttgttctattACCTATTTCTCGTCTGTCTATGAGCCGAGGGCCTCCTAGAAACAATTTTTCTATCTtcccaaggtagaggtaaggtctgcatacataTTGCCTTCCCGTACTCCATTTGtggaattacactgggtatattgttgttgttgtgcttgACTGGaaaggaaattttttgaaacttatggtctAAAATAGGTCATagatatttatttcattataaatCATCTCCTTAAGGGTAAATGCGAAGTTTAAAGTCAAATTGTTAGAAAGGAATCATTCGTTTTTGGGTTGACTAAAAAAGATAGAGTATCACATAAGTTGGGAAGGACGGAGTAGTGCTTTCCGTatagtttccaaatatataaattttaattttaaaatattgagttaaccTAATCTTTTTTAGCTccaaaaattagtcaaattgacttttAGGAAGCGAAACGCGGCAAGTTTTTGGGATGAATGAagtatattatacatatatttaatcTAAgtccacaaaatttaaaatattttttattatgtcCAATCAAACAAACTTATGCAATAAAACGGAGTGACTGAAGGAGTAATAGCTAAATTGACTATGTTGACTTTGAACATGAGTGATGAGACCCAGTCATACTTTGTTGTGACTCCAAAACTTACAGTTTACGTCCACACACTTCTCATCTCCAAGAAATGATGGAGTGACCCTGTTGATATGTTTGCACATCGAGGGGACCACAGCAGGAAGAAAGAGTCACATTTTGTCTGCATAAGAGAGGAGCTAAATCTTCACAGATAGTTAAGAGTAAAACAAACTATGTATGAAATTATACTAGCATAATACACGCCCTCAACTTGATCTCAGCTGGTAAGTATGTCCttcaactttgggtgtgcacaagtaggcaccctCAACTTGTCTTCACTTTGTCAGTTAACACTCTaatttacaaaatgatcatctagataCCTCAAATTGTATAAAGTTcacctcaaaaatttatgtgtcacgtCTGTGCTATGTCACCATTTGTGTTTATATGTTCATCTTTATACAAGTTTCGAGAGCGCTCTATTTGCGCACACCTGTGTCTGAGGTAAGATACTTGTCACTCGAGCCAATTTTAAGggtatgtttatgtattatgccaatTATATTTCTTAGCATTGATTTGATAAAATTTATACAACCTTTGAAGTATAGCTAGGACTAAAGGTGACAAAATTAGCCTATGAAGACATAACGCTCCCAATCCGTTCAAGTTTGGGTTGGTTATTGACCCGCTCATTTATTAGCTCACCCTTCAAAAATTTAGCTGATATGCAGCCCAAATTGACTCGTGagaaatcttgtcaaaatatttaaaaaaaatatatgttatatatatatagtcgcaataaagaaaagttttttttttataaggtattttaaaattataaaagaacaaatataacaattaaaacttagtaagaattggacgggttgagttatgacccgcATTTTAGCCCATTTCGGCCAAAGTAACTTTTGAGTGGGCCAACTCAACCCGTTTTGACTCGTTCAGATCTCCGACCCAACCATTTGATACCTCTAGCTAGGACATGCTGTTGAGGTCTTTAAGGGTGTAATCTTCCAGCCAAGTTGTTTTCAAGCATTTACAAT from the Lycium ferocissimum isolate CSIRO_LF1 chromosome 11, AGI_CSIRO_Lferr_CH_V1, whole genome shotgun sequence genome contains:
- the LOC132038159 gene encoding syntaxin-81-like, giving the protein MSKVRDRTEDFKDVAHRSALSLGYDESKTAALLASFIMHKPRQRSGFTRAALKTLENIGTLEQFLMKHKKDYVDLHRTTEQERDSIEHEVRLDTLISVFFLPFPYLFFFFFFFGMDFRTGWLATLSSSCFYFDVDRYILLLLCDALSSNIC